Proteins from one Chthoniobacterales bacterium genomic window:
- a CDS encoding glycoside hydrolase family 2 TIM barrel-domain containing protein, whose product MVWEAPELTSLNKLPPRATFTHFPSAEQALSHAPMQSPWILSLNGEWQFRCESNPDDAFRLIENLATDSADWGTIQVPGNLEMQGHGRPHYTNVQMPFREEPPHVPAVNPTGVYRKVFTAPAEWANQRVVIHFGGATSVLAVYLNGLAVGLSKDSCLPAEFDLTPLIRIGQENELIACVIKWSDASFIEDQDQWWLSGLHREVFLFTTPLTFISEIYARPELSADLGTATLSLDVQLGYAEGLHENAIVELQLLDPQGRPVFKTAVQKNVSSQREQLSHNRFLASFSEEIPVENLQLWSHETPALYTALISLNSPHGAEYTVTRLGFRRIEIVGRDLLVNGRRILIKGVNRHDHHPDFGKAVPYETLIQDVTLMKQFNFNAVRTSHYPNDPRWLDLCDEYGLYVIDEANIESHDFHNELCNNPRYTTAWLDRVMRMAIRDKNHSSIIAWSLGNESGHGTNHDACAGWLRAYDPSRLIHYEGGISGQSKVSWQDGAAVSDLICPMYSNITELSDWSDLVTKYWRPATTPWMDDATQKALQIQMEVHRKGCDRGSGSRVPLHPLARPVILCEYSHAMGNSNGSLSDYFHLFKTKPGIQGGFIWEWLDHGLRMKTADGREYMAYGGDFGDVPNDANFVCDGLVSADRVPHPAMWEFKHLAQPVSVETVEGHSDRIRVINDHDFICLSHLRGEWTLLIDGVSNKTGTLPELALAPGETKEIPLALGELPAGSEAHLTVRWTTVRDNTYAKQGHEVASTQLVLATPPKAVQYAPAQNATGSVLAEEILGGLRLTIGKTVVTFDSASTMLSSIRVNGVELLARGPLVELNRAATDNDGLKLWSGQDYKPLGRWQKLGLITQPLQHRPGRFEWKSNQDGSVTVTLSHTASGRNQWTDCEHTHGYTLHPDGRLVVENEITFGEADMTDLPRVGIRLDLVSGYEKLSYFGRGPTENYSDRKAGSFVACNQTTVSAEYVDYVMPQEHGHHTDVRWLELGSSHDLPSLHFKADPLFDFNASHLTAEDLYVAKHTTELQPRAETILYLDAAHRGLGTASCGPDVLDTYRVTATSYTLRYTLNGL is encoded by the coding sequence ATGGTTTGGGAAGCTCCCGAACTGACCTCCCTCAACAAGCTCCCGCCGCGTGCAACGTTCACCCATTTTCCCAGTGCTGAGCAGGCGTTGAGCCACGCGCCGATGCAATCTCCGTGGATTTTATCCTTAAATGGTGAATGGCAATTTCGGTGTGAGTCCAATCCTGATGACGCTTTTCGATTGATAGAAAATCTTGCCACGGACAGTGCCGATTGGGGGACTATCCAAGTGCCCGGAAACTTGGAAATGCAGGGCCATGGCCGTCCTCACTATACCAATGTGCAGATGCCGTTTCGGGAGGAGCCGCCCCATGTTCCGGCCGTTAACCCGACCGGTGTTTACCGCAAGGTGTTTACCGCACCCGCAGAGTGGGCAAACCAGCGAGTTGTGATTCACTTCGGCGGAGCGACCAGCGTTCTGGCCGTCTATCTCAACGGCTTGGCAGTGGGGTTAAGTAAAGACTCCTGCCTTCCCGCAGAGTTCGATCTAACTCCGCTCATCCGAATTGGTCAGGAAAACGAACTGATTGCCTGTGTGATTAAATGGTCGGACGCTTCCTTCATCGAGGATCAAGACCAATGGTGGCTTTCCGGGTTGCATCGCGAAGTATTTCTTTTCACCACACCGCTGACGTTCATTTCCGAGATTTACGCCCGCCCAGAATTGAGCGCGGATCTTGGCACGGCCACACTGTCGCTGGACGTTCAACTTGGCTATGCAGAAGGCTTACATGAGAACGCGATTGTGGAACTTCAGTTACTCGATCCTCAAGGGCGGCCCGTTTTCAAAACTGCCGTCCAAAAGAACGTCTCGAGCCAACGCGAACAGTTGAGTCACAATCGATTCCTGGCGAGTTTCTCGGAGGAAATCCCGGTTGAAAACCTTCAACTATGGTCGCATGAAACTCCCGCTCTTTACACCGCTCTCATTAGCCTGAATTCGCCGCATGGTGCTGAATACACCGTAACTCGACTGGGATTTCGTCGCATCGAAATCGTTGGCCGGGATTTGTTAGTTAATGGGCGGCGCATTCTCATCAAAGGCGTCAATCGCCATGACCATCATCCGGACTTTGGCAAGGCGGTCCCGTATGAGACGCTCATTCAGGATGTGACGCTGATGAAGCAGTTTAACTTCAATGCCGTCCGCACGTCGCATTACCCGAACGACCCTCGCTGGCTAGATCTTTGTGACGAATACGGTTTGTACGTCATCGACGAGGCAAATATCGAGTCACACGATTTCCATAACGAACTTTGCAACAATCCTCGCTACACCACGGCTTGGCTCGACCGCGTGATGCGCATGGCCATTCGCGACAAAAATCATTCGTCCATCATTGCGTGGTCGCTGGGAAATGAATCAGGCCACGGCACGAACCACGACGCCTGTGCAGGCTGGTTGCGAGCGTACGACCCCAGTCGTTTGATTCATTATGAAGGTGGGATTTCGGGGCAAAGCAAAGTGAGCTGGCAGGATGGCGCCGCCGTCAGCGATCTGATTTGTCCCATGTATTCTAACATTACCGAGCTGTCGGATTGGAGTGATCTCGTCACGAAATACTGGCGTCCGGCGACGACTCCCTGGATGGATGATGCCACGCAAAAAGCACTTCAGATCCAAATGGAAGTCCACCGCAAAGGCTGCGACCGCGGCTCCGGCTCTCGCGTCCCGCTGCATCCATTGGCCCGGCCGGTGATTCTTTGCGAATACTCGCACGCCATGGGCAACTCCAATGGCTCGTTATCCGACTACTTTCATCTCTTCAAAACCAAACCAGGCATCCAAGGCGGCTTCATCTGGGAATGGCTCGATCATGGCTTGCGCATGAAAACTGCAGATGGCCGCGAATACATGGCTTATGGCGGTGATTTCGGCGATGTGCCGAATGACGCCAACTTCGTCTGCGATGGGCTCGTCTCTGCCGACCGCGTCCCGCATCCTGCCATGTGGGAATTCAAACATCTGGCGCAACCGGTCTCGGTTGAAACCGTCGAAGGCCACTCCGATCGCATCCGTGTTATAAATGATCACGACTTTATTTGTCTTTCTCATCTGCGGGGAGAATGGACGCTTCTCATCGATGGAGTTTCTAACAAGACGGGCACACTTCCAGAGCTGGCGCTGGCTCCGGGAGAAACGAAGGAGATTCCACTCGCGCTCGGCGAGTTACCAGCCGGGTCCGAAGCCCATCTAACGGTGCGTTGGACGACCGTCCGCGACAATACCTACGCGAAACAAGGACACGAAGTCGCATCGACCCAACTCGTGCTCGCCACTCCGCCAAAGGCTGTCCAGTATGCCCCAGCCCAGAATGCGACCGGGTCCGTTCTCGCCGAGGAAATACTTGGCGGCCTGCGTCTCACCATCGGAAAAACAGTAGTCACATTCGACTCTGCCTCCACGATGCTTTCATCGATTCGGGTGAATGGAGTGGAATTGTTGGCACGCGGTCCGTTGGTCGAACTGAACCGCGCCGCCACGGACAACGACGGCTTAAAACTTTGGAGTGGCCAAGATTACAAACCGTTGGGCCGCTGGCAAAAACTTGGGCTCATCACACAGCCGCTCCAGCATCGACCTGGAAGATTCGAATGGAAGTCGAATCAAGACGGCTCTGTGACGGTCACCTTATCTCATACGGCATCCGGCCGTAACCAATGGACGGACTGTGAGCACACGCATGGTTACACCTTGCACCCGGATGGCAGATTGGTTGTGGAAAACGAAATCACTTTCGGTGAAGCCGATATGACGGATTTGCCGCGCGTGGGAATCCGGCTGGATCTCGTTTCCGGTTACGAAAAGCTTTCCTATTTTGGTCGTGGCCCGACCGAGAACTACAGCGACCGAAAAGCGGGGAGCTTCGTAGCTTGCAACCAGACGACGGTGTCTGCGGAATACGTTGATTACGTCATGCCGCAGGAGCACGGACATCATACCGACGTGCGCTGGCTGGAGCTAGGCAGCAGCCACGATTTACCATCGCTGCACTTCAAGGCAGATCCACTCTTTGATTTTAACGCCAGTCATCTCACTGCTGAGGATCTCTATGTCGCCAAGCACACGACGGAGCTGCAACCTCGTGCGGAAACCATTCTATATCTGGATGCCGCGCACCGCGGCCTCGGCACCGCCAGTTGTGGCCCAGATGTCTTGGATACCTATCGCGTAACTGCGACTTCCTATACTTTGCGTTACACTCTGAATGGCCTCTGA
- a CDS encoding DUF5069 domain-containing protein, translated as MELNRWTQQLHSLYDIAVGKYRSGVRGADTYFNDDETTYLASIGLRPIHLYDYAEDWVGRGEPDWDTVLLMVAARRDYFLHEMHRHWSVTPILETDLPSKDEVYAGIEWLPRIIPKAQAFLEGALPPEIMYCCGGDRKFFKTNGLHPADFLRMVWATKADPDKLVCYIKNRHTT; from the coding sequence ATGGAACTCAATCGCTGGACCCAGCAACTTCACTCTCTCTACGACATCGCCGTCGGCAAATACCGCAGCGGTGTTCGTGGGGCCGACACCTACTTCAACGACGACGAGACCACCTATCTAGCCTCCATTGGATTGCGCCCGATTCACCTCTACGACTACGCCGAGGATTGGGTCGGACGGGGCGAGCCAGACTGGGACACCGTGCTCTTGATGGTGGCCGCGCGGCGCGATTATTTCCTGCACGAGATGCACCGCCATTGGAGTGTAACTCCGATCCTGGAAACCGATCTGCCCTCGAAGGACGAGGTTTACGCCGGCATCGAATGGCTCCCGCGAATCATCCCAAAAGCACAGGCATTTCTGGAAGGCGCGCTGCCGCCGGAGATCATGTATTGCTGCGGTGGCGACCGGAAATTCTTCAAGACAAACGGCCTGCATCCCGCCGATTTTCTCCGCATGGTGTGGGCCACAAAAGCCGACCCAGACAAGCTCGTCTGCTACATCAAAAACCGCCACACAACCTGA